From Thermoflavifilum aggregans, a single genomic window includes:
- a CDS encoding cold-shock protein, which yields MKTGTVKFFNESRGFGFIKEDDTQQEIFVHVSGIKQPLREGDKVTFEVSQGKKGLNAINVRKI from the coding sequence ATGAAAACAGGAACCGTTAAGTTCTTTAATGAAAGCAGAGGATTTGGCTTCATTAAGGAAGATGACACCCAGCAGGAAATCTTTGTGCATGTGAGCGGCATCAAGCAGCCCCTGCGCGAAGGCGACAAAGTAACTTTCGAGGTGTCGCAAGGCAAAAAAGGCCTGAATGCAATTAATGTAAGAAAAATTTAA
- the ribD gene encoding bifunctional diaminohydroxyphosphoribosylaminopyrimidine deaminase/5-amino-6-(5-phosphoribosylamino)uracil reductase RibD, whose protein sequence is MPIFPYFYGEDKPVDMDLLKEDQVFTDDERYMWRCLELAIQGAGQVAPNPMVGAVLVHQGRIIGEGYHRQFGGPHAEVNCLRAVPAQYRHLISQSTLYVNLEPCAHYGKTPPCADLIVSYHIPRVVIGQVDPFPEVQGRGIARLQQAGVQVQVGVLEKRCGWVNRRFFTFHQHHRPYVILKWAQSRDGYLAPPNRERVEISHPYTRYWVHRWRAEEAAILVGARTALYDNPRLNNRYYMVTQPSSSASDTRRSVRIIIDPHLRVPAGHHIFDQRMPTWIFNFLESRQEGHTHWIRLQQDTSVVEQVLAYAYANQLQSLIVEGGATTLGHFMEAGLWDEARVIYSSTLLGDGLPAPVLQHAQLLDEKHCGTDRICWYQRMQPQG, encoded by the coding sequence ATGCCGATATTCCCGTATTTTTATGGCGAAGATAAACCGGTTGACATGGATCTGCTGAAAGAGGATCAGGTTTTTACCGATGATGAACGATACATGTGGCGTTGCCTGGAGTTAGCCATTCAGGGGGCTGGACAGGTAGCTCCCAATCCCATGGTTGGCGCTGTGCTTGTGCATCAGGGGCGTATCATCGGCGAAGGCTATCACCGGCAGTTTGGCGGTCCGCATGCCGAAGTCAATTGCCTGCGCGCTGTGCCAGCGCAGTACCGACATCTGATATCGCAAAGCACGCTCTATGTAAATCTGGAGCCCTGTGCGCATTACGGGAAAACGCCGCCCTGTGCAGATCTCATTGTTTCCTATCACATTCCCCGGGTCGTTATCGGGCAGGTGGACCCATTTCCGGAAGTGCAGGGCAGGGGCATTGCCCGTTTGCAGCAGGCGGGTGTGCAGGTGCAGGTAGGCGTGCTGGAAAAACGTTGCGGATGGGTAAACCGGCGTTTTTTTACGTTTCACCAGCATCATCGTCCATACGTAATCCTGAAGTGGGCACAAAGCCGCGATGGTTATCTGGCTCCGCCCAATCGGGAGCGGGTAGAAATTTCACATCCTTACACGCGTTACTGGGTGCATCGCTGGCGGGCTGAAGAAGCAGCTATTCTGGTCGGTGCTCGAACGGCGCTGTATGATAATCCCCGGCTGAATAACCGCTATTACATGGTGACTCAGCCATCCTCGTCAGCATCAGATACCCGTAGATCCGTGCGTATCATCATTGATCCCCATTTGCGGGTGCCTGCCGGGCATCATATTTTTGACCAGCGCATGCCCACCTGGATTTTCAATTTTTTGGAATCCCGCCAGGAGGGGCATACGCATTGGATCCGGCTGCAACAGGATACATCCGTAGTGGAACAGGTGCTGGCCTACGCCTATGCAAATCAGTTGCAGTCGTTGATTGTAGAAGGCGGAGCAACCACGCTCGGGCATTTTATGGAAGCGGGATTGTGGGATGAAGCCCGCGTGATCTACAGCTCAACTTTGTTGGGCGATGGGCTGCCGGCCCCTGTGTTGCAACATGCCCAGCTTCTGGATGAAAAGCATTGCGGAACCGATCGTATTTGCTGGTATCAGCGAATGCAGCCTCAGGGATGA
- a CDS encoding integrase core domain-containing protein: MHRKKMLQSMSRAGNPYDNAFMESCFSRFKAELLQEGIFDTMEDARTEIFEYIGLLTEWSCKNHLLYKTLHQRKGPSYDKDG, from the coding sequence ATGCACCGAAAAAAAATGCTTCAAAGCATGAGCCGGGCTGGTAATCCCTATGATAATGCCTTTATGGAATCCTGCTTCAGCCGCTTTAAGGCAGAACTCTTACAGGAAGGGATATTTGACACAATGGAAGATGCCCGCACAGAGATATTCGAGTATATTGGACTTTTAACGGAATGGTCATGTAAAAATCATCTTCTATATAAAACCTTACACCAGCGCAAAGGCCCATCCTACGATAAGGATGGCTGA
- a CDS encoding ATP-binding protein, with product MPELFSKSKLMGTFKGFSEKGFEFAAEIVTPYNSEMQDRPQLGQFVLIQLGTPEEASLGRITKFVPSGLLASAEGEDYINTMQERGQDVPEDLKKSKLKYKVQIKLLGAVKNVKVKQTINGKEKEVEKIIFVPSQRRLPHLGAKVALPSDSVLEELCQLSGGTTDLGDYVLGEFVYSGKTSEPESVLRHISPKLKVTFNINNLVSKRTVVFARAGYGKSNLIKFLTAELYRNGVPKTETGKSVGVLIFDADGEYFWPDNVKNRPGLCDVPQLRDNILVFTNRKNDRAPKYYESWKAGEVRLDIRNLPARDVVGIAVSSERQEQQNILKLKGVSETSWRQLIDIIKLKGYQATDEDIGKLIGYSGDQIKNNTGEINAARSNLNNIVKLLHDPESKLIDGTIEALREGKCVVIDISMLSSTAGYTIAGLLLRKIFSYNQENFTGGNSPIPVIAIIEEAQSVLGRNLEESSPFVEWVKEGRKYDLGAILVTQQPGSMAPELLSQADNWFCFHLLSEGDASTLGKYNSHFSHDVLAHLIGEPIQGNCYMWSAPKQPFVLPVRIRDFESLYKENIVNNKEKSEYLNSPAKKIFMEYNKRIEKMSNSLKEKLIEKKAILSTTKFDDDFFGIYDGQLYYLIKEIKEQFPEEIRSENELKPILLKHLLETEPVIRKAVHPEKKKEVDYLCAPSANWKNINK from the coding sequence ATGCCTGAATTATTTTCAAAATCAAAATTAATGGGAACCTTCAAAGGTTTCAGCGAAAAAGGGTTTGAGTTCGCTGCTGAAATAGTAACTCCTTACAACAGCGAAATGCAAGACCGACCACAACTTGGACAGTTCGTTTTGATACAACTTGGAACACCCGAAGAGGCATCGTTAGGGAGAATCACAAAGTTTGTTCCTTCCGGGTTGCTCGCGTCAGCAGAGGGAGAGGATTATATCAACACTATGCAAGAAAGAGGACAAGATGTTCCCGAAGATTTGAAAAAATCAAAACTTAAATACAAAGTTCAAATCAAACTCTTGGGAGCAGTAAAAAATGTGAAGGTTAAACAGACAATAAATGGCAAAGAAAAAGAAGTTGAAAAAATAATATTCGTTCCATCGCAAAGACGATTACCACATTTAGGAGCAAAGGTTGCTTTACCTAGCGATAGTGTTCTTGAGGAACTTTGCCAACTTAGTGGTGGCACGACAGATTTAGGGGATTATGTTTTAGGAGAGTTCGTTTATTCTGGTAAAACTTCTGAACCTGAGTCTGTTTTAAGACATATTAGTCCAAAGTTAAAAGTTACTTTTAATATCAACAACCTAGTTTCAAAGCGTACAGTTGTCTTTGCAAGAGCAGGTTATGGTAAATCCAATCTCATTAAATTTTTGACAGCGGAATTATATCGTAATGGTGTTCCAAAGACGGAAACTGGCAAAAGTGTTGGAGTTTTGATTTTTGATGCAGATGGAGAGTATTTTTGGCCAGATAATGTAAAAAATAGGCCTGGATTATGCGATGTACCCCAACTAAGAGATAATATCTTGGTATTTACAAACAGGAAAAATGATAGGGCCCCAAAATATTATGAAAGTTGGAAAGCAGGTGAAGTTAGATTAGACATTAGAAACCTTCCTGCAAGAGATGTGGTAGGTATTGCAGTATCATCAGAAAGACAAGAGCAACAAAATATTTTAAAACTTAAAGGTGTTTCAGAGACTAGTTGGCGACAATTGATTGATATTATAAAATTGAAAGGATACCAAGCCACTGATGAGGATATTGGAAAGCTAATTGGATATTCAGGAGATCAAATTAAAAATAACACAGGGGAAATAAATGCTGCACGAAGTAACCTGAATAATATTGTAAAACTGCTCCACGATCCCGAAAGCAAGCTTATTGATGGAACAATTGAAGCGTTAAGAGAAGGTAAATGTGTGGTTATTGATATAAGTATGCTAAGTTCCACAGCTGGTTACACTATTGCCGGTTTGCTACTCCGAAAAATATTTTCATATAACCAGGAAAATTTTACCGGTGGTAATTCTCCTATCCCTGTTATTGCTATTATTGAAGAGGCGCAGAGTGTTTTAGGGCGCAATCTTGAGGAATCAAGTCCATTTGTTGAGTGGGTGAAAGAAGGTAGAAAGTATGATTTGGGTGCAATCTTAGTAACTCAGCAACCTGGTTCAATGGCTCCTGAATTATTAAGTCAAGCAGATAACTGGTTTTGTTTTCACTTACTTTCAGAAGGCGATGCTAGTACATTGGGAAAATATAATTCTCACTTTTCGCATGATGTTCTCGCACACTTGATTGGCGAACCCATTCAAGGTAACTGTTACATGTGGAGTGCACCGAAGCAACCATTCGTTCTACCTGTGAGAATTAGAGATTTTGAATCTCTTTACAAGGAAAATATTGTCAACAATAAAGAAAAATCAGAATACCTTAATTCGCCGGCAAAAAAAATTTTCATGGAATACAATAAAAGAATTGAAAAAATGTCAAATTCTTTAAAAGAAAAACTAATTGAAAAAAAGGCAATACTTTCAACAACGAAATTTGATGATGACTTTTTCGGAATTTATGATGGCCAACTCTATTATTTAATCAAGGAAATTAAAGAACAATTTCCAGAAGAAATCAGAAGTGAAAATGAACTCAAACCAATCTTATTAAAACATCTTTTGGAAACTGAACCTGTAATCCGTAAAGCGGTTCATCCTGAAAAGAAAAAGGAAGTAGATTATTTATGCGCTCCATCAGCTAATTGGAAAAATATAAACAAATGA
- a CDS encoding SDR family NAD(P)-dependent oxidoreductase yields MNTKKIGLITGGSRGLGKNMAVAIAKKGMDVVITYNTNKEAAERVVAEIQSLGQKALAFQLDTRDIGSFDSFIQQLTAQLKEQTGSANIDFLINNAGTALYMPFANTTEAQMDEIFHIHYKGVFFLTQKLLPFINDGGCIINVSSGLSRTTLPGCSVYGSLKAAIETLTRYMAMELGTRKIRVNAVAPGAIETDFGGGYIRDNKERNAQVASRTALGRVGLPDDIGGVVAFLCTEEAYWINGQRIEVSGGQSL; encoded by the coding sequence ATGAATACAAAAAAAATCGGATTAATAACCGGCGGTAGCCGTGGGTTGGGAAAGAATATGGCCGTTGCCATTGCCAAAAAAGGAATGGATGTGGTGATTACCTATAACACCAACAAGGAAGCTGCAGAAAGAGTTGTTGCAGAAATTCAATCACTGGGGCAAAAAGCTTTGGCTTTTCAGTTAGACACAAGGGACATCGGTTCTTTTGACTCTTTCATCCAACAGCTAACAGCGCAGTTGAAAGAACAAACCGGCAGCGCCAACATCGATTTCCTGATCAATAATGCCGGAACAGCTTTGTATATGCCTTTTGCAAACACTACCGAGGCGCAGATGGATGAGATATTCCACATTCATTACAAAGGCGTTTTCTTTCTCACACAAAAACTATTGCCTTTTATAAACGATGGTGGCTGCATTATCAATGTTTCCTCCGGTCTTTCACGCACCACCCTACCCGGCTGTTCGGTATATGGTTCGTTAAAAGCTGCTATAGAAACACTCACACGTTATATGGCAATGGAATTGGGTACAAGAAAAATTAGGGTAAATGCAGTGGCTCCCGGTGCTATTGAAACAGACTTCGGCGGGGGGTACATACGCGATAATAAAGAAAGGAATGCCCAGGTTGCAAGCCGTACCGCATTAGGCCGCGTAGGCCTGCCGGATGATATTGGCGGCGTGGTGGCATTCCTTTGCACAGAAGAAGCGTATTGGATAAACGGGCAGCGCATAGAAGTTTCTGGCGGACAATCTCTATAA
- a CDS encoding IS66 family transposase, producing MINEEKYEYNAEYIHVDETTIKVLDKSKRDKTHLGYFWVYSSSINELAWLDYQPGRNRGELAKNLHFRKLHCHLRVGAACCRTHETDVVRWVFSVIVGCLSVK from the coding sequence ATAATAAACGAAGAAAAATATGAATATAATGCAGAATATATTCATGTAGATGAAACCACAATAAAGGTTCTGGATAAAAGCAAAAGAGATAAAACACATTTGGGTTACTTCTGGGTATATAGCAGTAGTATAAATGAGCTAGCCTGGTTAGATTATCAGCCTGGCAGAAACAGAGGAGAGTTGGCTAAAAATTTACACTTTCGAAAGTTACATTGTCATCTTCGCGTAGGGGCTGCTTGCTGTCGCACGCATGAAACAGATGTTGTCAGATGGGTTTTCTCGGTTATTGTTGGTTGCCTTTCAGTTAAATGA
- a CDS encoding ABC transporter permease: MRTLKFLLEKEFRQIFRNKSILPLIFVVPIVQLLILPLAADYEVKNIKISIVDHDHSPYSQQLISKITASGYFKLVDYNSSFNEAFKQIENNKSDIILEIPDGFERNLVRKNEQKLFIAVNAINGVKASLGGKYLNQIISAYNEDIRLQWIPVNKFNTSPIISITVSNWFNPFMNYQIFMVPGILVLLVTMVSTYMCALNIVKEKEIGTIEQINVTPIKKYQFILGKLIPFWVIGMLVFSVGLFLVARLVYGIVSVGNLFLLYCYLAIYLVALLGFGLLISTFASTQQQAMSVTFFFVMIFILMSGLFTSLDGMPRWAYIIAKCSPVTYFIEVVRMIVLKGSSFAEIKNHFLIMIGFALFLNGLAVWNYKKTN; the protein is encoded by the coding sequence ATGAGAACGTTAAAGTTTTTATTAGAAAAGGAGTTCAGGCAAATTTTTCGGAACAAATCTATACTACCATTAATTTTCGTTGTGCCGATCGTTCAGTTGCTCATACTTCCCCTGGCTGCAGATTACGAAGTAAAAAATATAAAAATTTCCATTGTTGACCATGACCATTCACCCTATTCTCAACAGCTGATCTCAAAAATCACCGCTTCTGGTTATTTCAAATTAGTAGATTATAATTCTTCTTTTAATGAAGCTTTCAAACAAATAGAAAATAATAAATCTGATATAATTCTGGAAATACCAGATGGATTTGAGAGAAATTTAGTACGCAAAAATGAGCAAAAATTATTTATTGCCGTTAATGCGATAAATGGAGTAAAAGCAAGTTTGGGCGGTAAATATCTCAATCAAATTATTAGCGCATACAACGAAGACATTCGTTTACAATGGATCCCGGTTAATAAATTTAATACATCACCCATCATTAGCATTACCGTATCAAACTGGTTCAACCCATTTATGAACTATCAAATTTTTATGGTACCCGGCATTTTGGTTCTGTTAGTAACTATGGTTAGCACTTATATGTGTGCCTTGAACATAGTAAAAGAAAAAGAAATAGGAACGATAGAACAAATCAACGTTACTCCGATAAAAAAATATCAGTTTATTTTAGGTAAACTCATTCCGTTTTGGGTTATCGGTATGCTTGTTTTTAGCGTAGGATTATTCTTGGTTGCCCGTTTGGTATACGGAATCGTTTCTGTCGGGAATTTATTTTTATTATATTGCTATTTAGCAATCTATCTAGTGGCTCTATTGGGATTTGGATTACTGATTTCCACATTTGCCAGCACACAGCAACAAGCTATGTCAGTAACTTTTTTCTTTGTAATGATTTTTATATTAATGAGTGGCTTATTTACTTCTCTTGATGGAATGCCCCGATGGGCTTACATCATAGCAAAATGCAGCCCCGTAACTTATTTCATTGAGGTAGTACGAATGATTGTGTTAAAAGGAAGTAGCTTTGCCGAAATCAAAAATCATTTTTTGATTATGATTGGATTTGCTTTATTTCTGAATGGTTTGGCGGTTTGGAATTATAAAAAAACAAATTAG
- a CDS encoding alpha/beta hydrolase, which produces MDLPKIISIGLLLFTTSCSKNNKPAPTPPVTPTTPTVYTIESFDSTVTASFGTLHYKVYYPKELTGQTFVIHVSRGGDGLGDDTGPNNQLTSYIERYVQKGYVVIQIDHRFALNDTQVAQYRGEEIKFIAEKVATGTLSYGKFKGTVDGSRQGFVGHSAGCMEGLEAAGVTMTHGNYFVP; this is translated from the coding sequence ATGGATCTACCTAAAATAATAAGCATTGGACTTTTATTGTTTACCACATCTTGCTCAAAAAATAATAAACCAGCACCAACACCACCAGTTACACCAACGACACCAACAGTTTATACAATAGAGTCGTTTGATAGTACTGTAACTGCAAGTTTTGGAACACTTCATTACAAAGTTTATTACCCCAAAGAATTAACTGGGCAGACATTTGTTATTCACGTTTCAAGAGGCGGAGATGGGCTTGGTGATGATACAGGACCAAATAATCAATTAACATCTTATATAGAAAGGTATGTTCAAAAAGGTTATGTGGTTATTCAAATTGACCACCGTTTTGCACTAAATGATACACAAGTTGCTCAGTATCGTGGCGAAGAAATAAAGTTTATTGCCGAAAAAGTTGCTACTGGTACATTGAGTTATGGAAAATTTAAAGGAACTGTAGACGGAAGTAGGCAAGGTTTTGTCGGGCATTCAGCAGGGTGTATGGAGGGTCTTGAAGCTGCAGGCGTTACAATGACACACGGAAATTATTTTGTTCCATAA
- a CDS encoding 8-oxoguanine DNA glycosylase OGG fold protein, with protein sequence MKLSDFSRTIQEMPLLNHSFTIKKENWFNQDQQELIDNIFNNKDTITLNRYDLLNSNKSIGEFILKTLMWGYPTKGRGNNIDNLLKPDNFKLLTDILESYRDKDINASKLDNDIGRIKGLGLSTMSKFLCFIGARVENQETLILDRRIIEIIKAKTFDELKNLTSITYPTSVKNYVKYLETINNFSKENNTISQKVEMFIFMFGRHLSPLKGE encoded by the coding sequence ATGAAATTATCAGATTTTTCAAGAACAATTCAAGAAATGCCATTGCTAAATCATTCTTTCACAATAAAGAAAGAAAATTGGTTTAATCAAGACCAACAAGAATTGATTGATAATATTTTCAACAATAAGGACACAATAACTCTCAATCGTTATGACTTACTAAATTCAAATAAAAGTATAGGCGAATTTATTTTAAAAACTTTAATGTGGGGTTATCCAACTAAAGGCAGAGGAAATAATATTGACAATTTATTGAAACCAGATAACTTTAAATTACTTACAGATATTTTAGAAAGCTACCGAGATAAGGATATTAATGCATCTAAATTAGACAATGATATAGGAAGAATAAAAGGTCTTGGACTTTCAACAATGTCGAAGTTCTTATGCTTTATTGGGGCAAGAGTTGAAAATCAAGAAACATTAATACTAGACAGACGAATTATAGAAATAATTAAGGCTAAAACTTTTGATGAATTAAAAAACTTAACTAGTATAACTTATCCAACTTCTGTAAAAAATTATGTAAAATATCTTGAAACGATAAATAATTTTTCAAAAGAAAATAATACAATAAGCCAAAAAGTCGAAATGTTTATTTTTATGTTTGGCAGACACTTGTCCCCACTCAAAGGTGAATAA
- a CDS encoding NmrA family NAD(P)-binding protein has product MKIVLTGSLGHISKPLATELIAKGHSVTIISSKAERQKEIETMGAEAAIGSIVDTNFLSETFKDADIVYLMEPPFNFFDHNSDPEKFWLDIAKSYAQAIQQSGVTKVIHLSSVGAHTDQGVGMIAIHHSIENILKELPNTVSIKTMRPVGFYYNMLAFIPSIKNAGAIIQNFGGDELIEAWVSPLDIAATIAEEMELPFDRRKVRYIASDEVSPNETAKILGEAIGKPDLKWIVISDEQFQSNLINIGFNLQIAKGLTEMNAARRNGKLYEDYYRNRPALGKVKLKDFVKDFAAVYHQQ; this is encoded by the coding sequence ATGAAAATAGTATTGACAGGCTCATTAGGGCACATCAGCAAACCACTTGCAACGGAATTAATTGCAAAAGGACATTCAGTAACTATCATCAGCAGCAAAGCTGAGAGGCAAAAAGAAATTGAAACCATGGGTGCTGAAGCAGCAATCGGTTCTATTGTAGACACTAACTTTTTATCTGAAACTTTCAAAGATGCCGACATTGTTTATTTGATGGAACCGCCTTTTAATTTCTTTGACCATAACAGTGACCCAGAGAAATTCTGGTTAGACATTGCTAAAAGTTATGCACAAGCTATTCAACAATCAGGTGTAACAAAAGTGATACATCTCAGCAGCGTTGGCGCACACACAGATCAAGGCGTAGGAATGATAGCAATACACCATTCAATAGAAAATATATTGAAAGAATTACCTAACACAGTTTCCATCAAGACAATGCGACCCGTTGGCTTTTACTACAATATGCTAGCCTTTATACCATCCATAAAAAATGCAGGGGCTATCATCCAAAATTTTGGTGGCGATGAATTAATAGAAGCGTGGGTTTCGCCATTAGATATTGCTGCAACCATCGCTGAAGAAATGGAGTTGCCGTTTGATAGAAGGAAAGTTCGCTACATAGCAAGTGATGAAGTTTCGCCAAATGAAACTGCAAAAATTTTGGGCGAAGCCATTGGTAAACCCGATTTGAAATGGATTGTAATTTCCGATGAGCAATTTCAAAGCAACCTAATAAACATTGGTTTCAATCTGCAAATAGCAAAAGGGTTAACGGAGATGAATGCCGCAAGGCGTAATGGCAAATTATATGAAGACTATTACCGCAACAGGCCTGCTTTGGGTAAAGTCAAACTGAAAGATTTCGTAAAAGATTTTGCAGCCGTTTATCATCAACAATAA
- a CDS encoding helix-turn-helix domain-containing protein, translating into MAHTTPYRIQSISEFHRLNHLPQPEHPLISVVDYAQVAANIREYEHQSITIDCYSISIKRGLNGKIRYGQQEYDYDEGVMYFLAPGQVLQFQPNTSAETNPSGWKLLIHPDFLWNTPLAKTIAQYEFFNYSVHEALFLSEKEEAIINDIVQNIKQEYHANIDKFSKKIIISQIETLLNYSERFYQRQFITREKSNHQILERLEKLLNDYFNNGDLSSNGLPTVQYIASKLNVSPNYLSSLLKVLTGQNTQQHIHNKLIEKAKEKLSTTHLSVSEIAYELGFEHPQSFSKLFKTKTHLSPLQFRQSFN; encoded by the coding sequence ATGGCACATACAACGCCTTACCGAATACAATCGATCAGTGAATTTCACCGGTTAAACCATTTGCCACAGCCCGAGCATCCGCTCATCAGCGTGGTAGATTATGCGCAGGTAGCTGCCAATATAAGGGAGTATGAACATCAATCCATAACTATTGATTGTTATTCTATATCCATAAAACGGGGTTTGAATGGCAAGATACGTTACGGCCAGCAGGAGTACGATTATGATGAAGGCGTGATGTATTTCTTGGCCCCGGGGCAGGTGTTGCAATTCCAACCTAATACATCGGCTGAAACAAATCCATCAGGATGGAAATTGCTTATCCATCCTGATTTTTTGTGGAATACGCCATTGGCTAAAACCATTGCCCAATACGAATTTTTTAATTATTCGGTTCATGAAGCCTTGTTCCTTTCCGAAAAAGAAGAAGCTATCATTAATGACATTGTTCAAAATATTAAACAGGAGTATCATGCTAATATAGATAAGTTTAGCAAAAAAATTATCATATCGCAGATTGAAACATTACTTAATTATTCTGAGCGATTTTACCAAAGACAATTTATCACTAGAGAAAAATCTAATCATCAAATTCTGGAACGTTTAGAAAAATTATTGAATGATTATTTCAATAACGGCGATCTCTCATCGAATGGATTACCAACAGTTCAATACATTGCCAGTAAATTAAATGTTTCGCCAAACTACCTGAGTAGTTTACTGAAAGTACTTACAGGACAAAATACACAACAACACATTCACAATAAATTGATAGAAAAAGCGAAAGAAAAATTATCAACTACCCATTTATCGGTTAGTGAAATTGCCTATGAATTGGGTTTTGAACATCCACAATCATTCAGCAAATTATTTAAAACTAAGACACATCTTTCGCCTTTACAATTCAGGCAATCATTTAACTGA
- a CDS encoding Druantia anti-phage system protein DruA, protein MSLNFEFKEEAILKKREVIEFLLKGKSPKQQVKLLILRDLWNLGWDIKIGKKKIEVFPPEVYNKETIKQAMAVKREEIIDANRKWIDKNIEFARKNLAYGYDVMHSKIDPIIEVCETQKQKDLFRMFRYYWSSPYSDYVGRRIKIIVRDRALPNKPVIGIAALGSPIIHIPERDDFIGWDKKTRTKNLIYTMDAYVIGALPPYNYLLGGKLIALLLASNEVRKIYQNKYKDKVTIIDKRTANSLVGIFTTSLYGKSSQYNRLKYKGNLLYNHIGYTKGYGTLHLSKETIQEMVKFLKSKNIDVNHKFGDGPSWVMRVIAAAGELVGFDTDFLLKHSFKRSIYFVPLAKNYREVLNDEVKRPIYYNYKKSELVKYWKERWFENRKRNPDVITNVLEFNPDNFII, encoded by the coding sequence ATGAGTTTAAATTTTGAATTTAAGGAAGAAGCAATTCTTAAAAAAAGAGAAGTTATTGAGTTTTTGCTTAAAGGGAAGTCGCCGAAGCAACAAGTAAAACTTTTAATCCTTCGTGACCTTTGGAATCTTGGTTGGGATATCAAAATTGGAAAGAAGAAAATTGAAGTGTTCCCGCCCGAAGTATATAACAAGGAAACTATCAAGCAAGCAATGGCGGTAAAACGAGAAGAAATAATTGATGCAAACAGAAAATGGATTGATAAGAATATTGAGTTCGCAAGAAAAAATTTGGCGTACGGCTATGATGTAATGCATTCTAAAATTGACCCAATAATTGAAGTTTGCGAAACACAAAAGCAAAAAGATTTATTCAGAATGTTTCGGTATTATTGGAGTTCACCATATAGCGATTATGTGGGAAGAAGAATTAAAATTATAGTTCGTGATAGAGCATTACCAAATAAGCCAGTCATCGGAATTGCGGCTTTAGGTAGTCCAATTATTCATATTCCAGAAAGAGACGATTTTATTGGTTGGGATAAAAAAACACGAACAAAGAATTTAATTTACACAATGGATGCTTATGTTATTGGCGCATTGCCGCCATACAATTATCTACTAGGAGGAAAATTAATTGCACTCTTGTTGGCTTCTAATGAAGTAAGAAAAATTTATCAGAACAAATACAAAGACAAGGTCACAATTATAGATAAACGAACTGCAAATTCCCTTGTTGGAATTTTCACAACAAGCTTATATGGTAAGAGCTCTCAATATAACCGTTTAAAATATAAAGGTAATTTGCTTTATAATCACATTGGATACACAAAGGGTTATGGAACATTGCATCTTTCAAAAGAGACGATTCAAGAAATGGTAAAATTTCTAAAGTCAAAGAACATTGATGTAAACCACAAATTTGGGGATGGCCCAAGTTGGGTTATGAGGGTAATTGCAGCAGCTGGCGAATTAGTCGGGTTTGATACTGATTTTCTGCTGAAACATTCTTTTAAGAGAAGTATTTATTTCGTTCCACTTGCAAAAAATTATCGTGAAGTTTTGAATGATGAAGTAAAAAGACCGATATATTATAATTATAAAAAAAGTGAATTAGTGAAATACTGGAAAGAAAGATGGTTTGAAAACAGAAAAAGAAATCCTGATGTGATTACTAATGTTCTTGAATTCAATCCGGATAATTTTATCATATGA